The following proteins are co-located in the Equus caballus isolate H_3958 breed thoroughbred chromosome 15, TB-T2T, whole genome shotgun sequence genome:
- the TMSB10 gene encoding thymosin beta-10 → MADKPDMGEIASFDKAKLKKTETQEKNTLPTKETIEQEKRSEIS, encoded by the exons ATGGCAGACAAGCCTGACATGGGGGAAATCGCCAGCTTCGATAAGGCCAAGCTGAAGAAAACGGAGACGCAGGAAAAGAACACCCTGCCGACCAAAGAGA CCATTGAGCAGGAGAAGCGGAGTGAAATTTCCTAA